In Corynebacterium guangdongense, one DNA window encodes the following:
- a CDS encoding sensor histidine kinase: MTTRLRTRLVVSHVAVALVSLAATGLLVAMLAREFIGRRLGVADSPGPGGRGPGGGVGPQIMTAVTEALLIGLLVGVVAAVLLGVVASRRIARSLEDIRDGTSRLAQGDYSAALPSSTITELDELATDIRAMADHLAETEKRRTRLIGEVGHEMRTPLTVIDAQIEAMLDGVMPLDGDSLAPLAGESRRLRRLADDLSSLSRAEEGRLSLRTEKTDLSGLVAQVTDRLAPQLDDAGIALERAVSPAPVEADPDRISQVITNLIGNAIRATPPGGTVTVTCSARDGRAVAEVSDTGEGIAARDLDTIFERFYRVPSRRTVGGDPGSGIGLTISRSLAQQHGGTLTAASAGPGRGATFTLSLPLTD, from the coding sequence ATGACCACCCGCCTACGGACCCGGCTGGTCGTCTCCCACGTCGCGGTCGCCCTGGTGTCGCTGGCCGCTACAGGCCTGCTGGTGGCGATGCTGGCGCGAGAATTCATCGGCCGACGTCTGGGCGTGGCGGACTCCCCCGGCCCTGGTGGCCGCGGCCCCGGCGGCGGCGTCGGCCCGCAGATCATGACGGCCGTGACCGAGGCGCTCCTCATCGGCCTGCTCGTCGGCGTCGTCGCGGCGGTGCTGCTCGGCGTCGTCGCGTCCCGGCGCATAGCCCGATCCCTGGAGGACATCAGGGACGGCACGAGCAGGCTGGCCCAGGGCGACTACTCGGCGGCGCTGCCCTCCTCGACGATCACCGAACTCGATGAGCTCGCCACGGACATCCGCGCCATGGCCGACCACCTGGCGGAGACCGAGAAACGCCGGACCCGGCTGATCGGGGAGGTCGGCCACGAGATGCGCACGCCGCTGACGGTCATCGACGCCCAGATCGAGGCCATGCTGGACGGGGTGATGCCCCTCGACGGGGACAGCCTGGCGCCCCTGGCCGGGGAGTCGCGCCGCCTGCGCCGGCTTGCCGACGACCTGTCCTCCCTCTCCCGGGCGGAGGAGGGCCGCCTGTCGCTGCGAACGGAGAAGACGGACCTGTCGGGACTGGTCGCCCAGGTCACCGATCGTCTGGCCCCACAGCTGGACGACGCCGGCATCGCCCTCGAACGGGCGGTGTCCCCGGCGCCGGTCGAGGCGGATCCCGACCGCATCTCCCAGGTCATCACCAACCTCATCGGCAACGCCATCCGCGCCACCCCGCCCGGCGGAACCGTCACGGTCACCTGCTCCGCGCGGGACGGCCGGGCGGTCGCGGAGGTCAGCGACACCGGGGAAGGCATCGCCGCCAGGGACCTGGACACGATCTTCGAACGTTTCTACCGGGTCCCCTCCCGGCGCACCGTCGGCGGGGACCCGGGCTCCGGCATCGGGTTGACGATCTCGCGCAGCCTCGCCCAGCAGCACGGCGGCACCCTCACCGCCGCCTCGGCCGGGCCCGGCCGGGGCGCGACCTTCACCCTCTCGCTGCCGTTGACGGACTGA
- a CDS encoding acyl-CoA carboxylase subunit beta, with amino-acid sequence MSTTAEKLADLRERLEKAQDPGSESARARRDEAGRSTPRERIHRLLDDGTFAEIGALGKTPGDKDAVYSDGVVTGYGRIDGRPVAVYAHDKTVYGGSVGVTFGKKVVEIMEFAIRMGMPVIGIQDSGGARIQDAVTSLAMYSEISRRQLPLSGRSPQISIMMGKSAGGAVYAPVTTDLVVAVDGEAEMYVTGPAVIKEVTGEEISSAELGGARQQELNGNVQAVVANEEDAFDYVRDYLGHMPLTCFDDAPVVPAPADEEVMGEPGDELDTFLPDDTNAGYDMHDLLEQLGDDGDLLELQENFAPNIITALGRIDGRSVGFVASNPMHLAGCIDADAADKAARFIRICDAYNIPIVFIVDTPGYLPGVEQERQGLIHRGAKLAYAAVEATVPKVTLIVRKAYGGAYAVMGSKNLAGDLNFAWPTGQIAVMGSAAAVVMIQGKQLAQIEDEEQRNHMKKVFMDFYDETMTSPYVAAERGYIDAMIQPHESRLMLRQALRQLRTKNVEDLPKKHNIMPM; translated from the coding sequence GTGAGCACCACTGCAGAGAAGCTAGCTGACCTGCGCGAGCGCCTGGAGAAGGCGCAGGACCCCGGTTCCGAGAGCGCCCGCGCCCGCCGCGACGAGGCCGGACGCTCGACCCCGCGCGAGCGCATCCACCGCCTGCTTGACGACGGCACCTTCGCCGAGATCGGCGCCCTGGGCAAGACGCCGGGCGACAAGGACGCGGTCTACTCCGACGGCGTCGTCACCGGGTACGGGCGCATCGACGGCCGTCCGGTGGCGGTCTACGCCCACGACAAGACCGTCTACGGCGGCTCCGTCGGCGTCACTTTCGGCAAGAAGGTCGTCGAGATCATGGAGTTCGCCATCCGCATGGGCATGCCCGTCATCGGCATCCAGGACTCCGGCGGCGCCCGCATCCAGGACGCCGTGACCTCCCTGGCCATGTACTCGGAGATCTCCCGCCGTCAGCTTCCGCTGTCCGGCCGCAGCCCGCAGATCTCCATCATGATGGGCAAGTCCGCCGGCGGCGCCGTCTACGCCCCGGTCACCACCGACCTGGTCGTCGCCGTCGACGGCGAGGCCGAGATGTACGTCACCGGCCCGGCCGTCATCAAGGAGGTCACCGGCGAGGAGATCTCCTCGGCCGAGCTCGGCGGTGCCCGCCAGCAGGAGCTCAACGGCAACGTGCAGGCCGTGGTGGCCAACGAGGAGGACGCCTTCGACTACGTCCGCGACTACCTCGGCCACATGCCGCTGACCTGCTTCGACGACGCCCCCGTCGTGCCCGCCCCCGCCGACGAGGAGGTCATGGGCGAGCCGGGCGACGAGCTGGACACCTTCCTGCCCGACGACACCAACGCCGGTTACGACATGCATGACCTGCTCGAGCAGCTCGGTGACGACGGGGACCTGCTGGAGCTGCAGGAGAACTTCGCCCCGAACATCATCACCGCGCTCGGGCGCATCGACGGTCGCTCCGTCGGCTTCGTGGCCAGCAACCCGATGCACCTGGCCGGGTGCATCGACGCCGACGCCGCGGACAAGGCCGCCCGTTTCATCCGCATCTGCGACGCCTACAACATCCCGATCGTCTTCATCGTCGACACCCCGGGCTACCTGCCGGGCGTGGAGCAGGAGCGGCAGGGCCTCATCCACCGCGGCGCCAAACTGGCCTACGCCGCCGTGGAGGCGACCGTGCCGAAGGTGACGCTCATCGTGCGCAAGGCCTACGGCGGCGCGTACGCCGTCATGGGTTCCAAGAACCTGGCGGGCGACCTCAACTTCGCCTGGCCGACCGGCCAGATCGCCGTCATGGGCTCGGCCGCCGCCGTCGTCATGATCCAGGGCAAGCAGCTCGCCCAGATCGAGGACGAGGAGCAGCGCAACCACATGAAGAAGGTGTTCATGGACTTCTACGACGAGACCATGACCTCGCCCTACGTCGCGGCCGAGCGCGGCTACATCGACGCCATGATCCAGCCGCACGAGTCCCGTCTCATGCTGCGCCAGGCACTGCGCCAGCTGCGCACCAAGAACGTCGAGGATCTGCCGAAGAAGCACAACATCATGCCGATGTAG